In one Serinus canaria isolate serCan28SL12 chromosome 2, serCan2020, whole genome shotgun sequence genomic region, the following are encoded:
- the TMEM196 gene encoding transmembrane protein 196 isoform X1, translated as MCTSSQIIGSLLVLSVLEIGLGVSSVAVGAVSFSLVLTEHKPQLGDSSPVWSGVCFLLCGVCGILCAKKKSGLVMILFSACCICGLIGGILNFQFLRALTKKSSALYSLHLASMSLACIGIGGCTLSSWLTCRLASYEQRRMFSEREHSLHHSHEMAEKRLRGIEITDLPSCPVIPPTPELPPRK; from the exons ATGTGCACCAGCAGCCAGATCATCGGGAGCCTCCTGGTGCTCTCCGTGCTGGAGATAGGGTTAGGGGTGTCCAGCGTGGCCGTGGGGGCGGTCAGTTTCAGCCTGGTCCTCACAGAGCATAAACCTCAGCTGGGAGACTCTTCTCCGGTATGGAGCGGGGTGTGT TTCCTGCTTTGCGGCGTATGCGGAATATTGTGcgccaaaaaaaaatctggactTGTT ATGATActtttttctgcctgttgcaTCTGTGGACTAATAGGAGGAATCttaaattttcaatttcttcGTGCTCTGACAAAGAAGTCATCTGCTCTCTATTCTTTGCATCTTGCCTCCATGTCTCTTGCATGCATTGGAATTGGTGGCTGCACCCTTTCTTCATGGCTCACTTGTCGGCTAGCCAGCTATGAACAAAGGCGAATGTTCTCAGAAAGGGAACATTCATTGCATCACTCCCATGAAATGGCAGAAAAA AGATTGAGGGGTATTGAAATAACCGACCTGCCCAGCTGCCCGGTGATTCCCCCGACACCAGAGTTACCTCCAAG GAAATGA
- the POLR1F gene encoding DNA-directed RNA polymerase I subunit RPA43 produces MAVPREPPAAPALPPAAAAAAAPSFGAARALVARRYSCLVAAPRRRHVALPPRFLGRKRSGIRAQLDAELLRYSESLQGVPVAYDNIKVVGELGDIYDDQGFIHLDVEADFIIFSPKKGKKLVGIINKVAPSHIGCLIHGCFNASIPKPEQMSLAQWQELGLKIGDELKFQVLHLDSDTAGVFFIRGGLTKSSMRPKKSDAVPESTNGDEIQKLDHQENGLNNSGEDNVTEEPLNEMGNLGRENEEEPSVDAVNGVCDDKKKKKKKKKDKDKDKQGEQELVLPTSDSSGYQSDHKKSKKKKRKHCDEVEESELSPLSEKPKAKKKRTKV; encoded by the exons ATGGCCGTGCCGCGGGAACCTCCCGCcgccccggcgctgccgcccgccgccgccgccgccgccgcgccctCGTTCGGCGCGGCCCGCGCGCTGGTGGCGCGGCGCTACTCGTGCCTGGTGGCGGCGCCGCGCCGGCGGCACGTGGCGCTGCCCCCGCGCTTCCTGGGCCGCAAGCGCTCCGGCATCCGTGCCCAGCTGGATGCCGAGCTCCTGCGCTACTCCGAGAG CCTGCAGGGCGTGCCGGTGGCTTACGACAACATCAAAGTGGTGGGGGAGCTCGGCGACATCTACGACGACCAAGGGTTCATCCACCTGGACGTGGAGGCGGACTTCATCATCTTCAGCCCCAAGAAAGGGAAGAAGCTGGTG ggcATAATCAATAAAGTGGCCCCTAGTCACATTGGCTGCCTGATACATGGATGCTTCAATGCATCTATCCCTAAGCCTGAACAAATGTCCCTTGCACAGTGGCAAGAGCTGGGGTTAAAAATAGGGGATGAACTGAAATTTCAGGTGTTGCACTTGGATTCTGATACAGCTGGGGTGTTCTTCATTCGAGGAGGACTCACTAAAAGCAG CATGCGGCCCAAAAAATCTGATGCAGTCCCTGAAAGTACAAATGGGGACGAAATTCAAAAGCTTGACCACCAGGAAAATGGCCTGAATAACAGTGGGGAAGATAATGTCACAGAAGAGCCTTTAAATGAGATGGGTAACCTGGGgagggaaaatgaagaagagCCCAGTGTGGATGCAGTGAATGGAGTATGTGAtgataaaaagaagaagaagaaaaagaaaaaggacaaggaCAAAGACAAACAAGGAGAACAGGAACTTGTATTGCCTACCAGTGACTCCAGTGGTTACCAAAGTGACCataaaaagtcaaagaaaaagaaaagaaagcattgtGATGAAGTTGAAGAAAGTGAATTATCTCCGCTGtcagaaaaacccaaagcaaaaaagaaaaggactaAGGTCTGA
- the TMEM196 gene encoding transmembrane protein 196 isoform X2 — MCTSSQIIGSLLVLSVLEIGLGVSSVAVGAVSFSLVLTEHKPQLGDSSPFLLCGVCGILCAKKKSGLVMILFSACCICGLIGGILNFQFLRALTKKSSALYSLHLASMSLACIGIGGCTLSSWLTCRLASYEQRRMFSEREHSLHHSHEMAEKRLRGIEITDLPSCPVIPPTPELPPRK; from the exons ATGTGCACCAGCAGCCAGATCATCGGGAGCCTCCTGGTGCTCTCCGTGCTGGAGATAGGGTTAGGGGTGTCCAGCGTGGCCGTGGGGGCGGTCAGTTTCAGCCTGGTCCTCACAGAGCATAAACCTCAGCTGGGAGACTCTTCTCCG TTCCTGCTTTGCGGCGTATGCGGAATATTGTGcgccaaaaaaaaatctggactTGTT ATGATActtttttctgcctgttgcaTCTGTGGACTAATAGGAGGAATCttaaattttcaatttcttcGTGCTCTGACAAAGAAGTCATCTGCTCTCTATTCTTTGCATCTTGCCTCCATGTCTCTTGCATGCATTGGAATTGGTGGCTGCACCCTTTCTTCATGGCTCACTTGTCGGCTAGCCAGCTATGAACAAAGGCGAATGTTCTCAGAAAGGGAACATTCATTGCATCACTCCCATGAAATGGCAGAAAAA AGATTGAGGGGTATTGAAATAACCGACCTGCCCAGCTGCCCGGTGATTCCCCCGACACCAGAGTTACCTCCAAG GAAATGA
- the TMEM196 gene encoding transmembrane protein 196 isoform X3: MCTSSQIIGSLLVLSVLEIGLGVSSVAVGAVSFSLVLTEHKPQLGDSSPVWSGVCFLLCGVCGILCAKKKSGLVMILFSACCICGLIGGILNFQFLRALTKKSSALYSLHLASMSLACIGIGGCTLSSWLTCRLASYEQRRMFSEREHSLHHSHEMAEKEMTDNLSNGGPHLIYNGSVY; encoded by the exons ATGTGCACCAGCAGCCAGATCATCGGGAGCCTCCTGGTGCTCTCCGTGCTGGAGATAGGGTTAGGGGTGTCCAGCGTGGCCGTGGGGGCGGTCAGTTTCAGCCTGGTCCTCACAGAGCATAAACCTCAGCTGGGAGACTCTTCTCCGGTATGGAGCGGGGTGTGT TTCCTGCTTTGCGGCGTATGCGGAATATTGTGcgccaaaaaaaaatctggactTGTT ATGATActtttttctgcctgttgcaTCTGTGGACTAATAGGAGGAATCttaaattttcaatttcttcGTGCTCTGACAAAGAAGTCATCTGCTCTCTATTCTTTGCATCTTGCCTCCATGTCTCTTGCATGCATTGGAATTGGTGGCTGCACCCTTTCTTCATGGCTCACTTGTCGGCTAGCCAGCTATGAACAAAGGCGAATGTTCTCAGAAAGGGAACATTCATTGCATCACTCCCATGAAATGGCAGAAAAA GAAATGACAGACAACCTAAGCAATGGTGGCCCACATCTGATTTATAATGGAAGTGTATattaa
- the TMEM196 gene encoding transmembrane protein 196 isoform X4, with amino-acid sequence MCTSSQIIGSLLVLSVLEIGLGVSSVAVGAVSFSLVLTEHKPQLGDSSPFLLCGVCGILCAKKKSGLVMILFSACCICGLIGGILNFQFLRALTKKSSALYSLHLASMSLACIGIGGCTLSSWLTCRLASYEQRRMFSEREHSLHHSHEMAEKEMTDNLSNGGPHLIYNGSVY; translated from the exons ATGTGCACCAGCAGCCAGATCATCGGGAGCCTCCTGGTGCTCTCCGTGCTGGAGATAGGGTTAGGGGTGTCCAGCGTGGCCGTGGGGGCGGTCAGTTTCAGCCTGGTCCTCACAGAGCATAAACCTCAGCTGGGAGACTCTTCTCCG TTCCTGCTTTGCGGCGTATGCGGAATATTGTGcgccaaaaaaaaatctggactTGTT ATGATActtttttctgcctgttgcaTCTGTGGACTAATAGGAGGAATCttaaattttcaatttcttcGTGCTCTGACAAAGAAGTCATCTGCTCTCTATTCTTTGCATCTTGCCTCCATGTCTCTTGCATGCATTGGAATTGGTGGCTGCACCCTTTCTTCATGGCTCACTTGTCGGCTAGCCAGCTATGAACAAAGGCGAATGTTCTCAGAAAGGGAACATTCATTGCATCACTCCCATGAAATGGCAGAAAAA GAAATGACAGACAACCTAAGCAATGGTGGCCCACATCTGATTTATAATGGAAGTGTATattaa